A window of Pungitius pungitius chromosome 19, fPunPun2.1, whole genome shotgun sequence genomic DNA:
GTGGCCTGCCATATGATgattgtggtggtggtgatggtggtggggaTAATGATGGGCTGGGCTGATTTTGAGGGCCGCGGAGTGCCCCATGTGTTCTGGCCCGAATGGACTCGGCCCCAGGCGGGGTTCCGCAGTAATCTCCCCAGGGTGCGAGTGAGCCATTGAGTGTGGATGGCTGCTGAACCCCGGGAAGCCTGTCACGCTCTGAGGGgtatggtggtgatgatggtgatggtggtgagCCCCTGCCAAGTCAACTAATCTCAGCGCCGTGTTCCGTTTGGAAAACGTAGGGTCCATCACGGGGCTTCCCAGTGCATCCACGCTCATTACTTCCTAATTTTAGAATAACTTGACAGCaggcaaaataataatgatgatgacaaatatattttaatcgcaatgaaaaataaagaaaaaaaaactttttaaagttAAGTCTATCTGCAGACTACATGGAATCCCATTCGGttgagaggcagcagcaggacgCTTTGATACTGAATAGAGATTCATGGTAGGCGCTGCAGCCCGTGGAGCCAAACAATCACCCTGCGCTCTAATTGGTCAGAGCTCAGTGATTGACGTCACCAGTGACAGTTTCCAACGTGAAGAAAATGTCTTAGTGACAGCAAGCAGCCagcgcgcatgcgcagtgccTCGGGCAACGCTTGTGAAAAACAGTTGTTATGCAAAGGTTTTTGTACAATAAAAGTGCTAAAAAAGTTGATCCAGATATACAGTCGTCTATCTTTTGTCGCAGCGAACAAAGCACGCGAGGCTATGAAATAGCAATTTCCCCACTTTGATTCTGCCACTGCAATACAGTCTGCCTCGCTAGCGAACGCACATTGCCTCGTGTAAAAGTTTGCTAGGATCATAAATAACGCACAGATATCTTTGTTTTACATTGCAGCCAAACTTCATGCGCAAATTACGCACATCCTTTACGCACGTAAAAAAAAGTCGGCGTCAGCGGCTAACTTAACCGAAGGAAAACTCCACGTGGGAGTTTGAAAATGTCCGGAGTGTATAGCATTAATATGCGCTTTGATAAATACCCGTATTAAAATATCCCGTTGTTCCTTCAGCGCGTGCTAATGTGTCGACTCCGTGCTCTGCTTGGTGGGATCCGTGTAAATAGTAAGCGTGAATTGGGCGAACTGCGGCCATTGTCCCGAGGGGAAAAATGGTAATGGCCGGGACCTGTTGTTATGATCCAGGGTAATTTTGCTTCAGACCCAGGACGGCAGAAGATGAGGCTCACAGGAGGTGGTGCCGTTGCAGCCCTTAGACcaaaataaaatctgtgtgTACTGTAAGTATCAGTGACTTCAATAATATCTTACTATGTAAAACATTTCGTTctccttttctgctttttgtctgaatgctcaaaataaatattttatacatatGGATCATAACAAGGTGCCGTATAAATGAGCTGCTAATTATTTCGGGGCATtccttttgtcatttaaaaccataaatatttggatttttcacggaccaaaaaatatatatttatcaaaacctaatatttaaaatattcttCTTGTATTGACATAGTAATGCTTTTATAATTATCGTATTATTAACAGTGATGACTTTATTATGTAAAGTGAATAATATCTTACAACCAAATAagaggtgggggtggagggggggggggggattaattaCTGCGTGAAGCGACCTTATAGAAGGTCACATACTTATCACTTTGATGTGAATGCTAAATGTGTGTAATTtaacttttaacatttaacttgTAATTTAAGTCGTTTGTGAGAGTGACTTGTCACTATCTTGTCTTTGCAAAtgatattttcttcttctttgatgaTTTCATTTGTCGTttccatatttaaaaacaacaaataagtCTTTAATTCACTATGCTGAATAATAATACACTCATGtttgtttctatttaaaaacaaagatttaaaaaaaaaaatcctacctCCTGAAATTGATTTGTCGAAATCTTTGCTGACAGCCTCATGTCCAGCACTTTGGAAATGGAGTCAATATTTTGGAACGTGATGGATCcaaaacatgtttattaaatggcCTTTACGCATGGGACTCATGAGGCTCACATCTGCCGTCGGAGGCATTGCAGCACCCGCGTACTACACAACTTTGAAGTGCTATTTCTGGTCCAAGTTGTGCACGAGCCCACTCTTGGGAGACAAGAAGCAGGGGAGTTTTATAAGATACCAAACCCCCAAAGTTCTCTtaaaaccctgtttttttttgctccgtccTAGTTGCTTTTACTTTAAATGTCTCAAAGtagccattttaaaatattttgtttgcaTAGCATAGTAGCATATTAGGAGTATGCCACTAAACGGTTAATGGCGTGTGAATTAGGATGCATCTTTTACCCATGTATGGTCTTCATAGAAGCAGGTACTGGCCGTTTAAATCCAACAAGTATAATTCCAACAACTCCATTTAGCTTCTCTCGTTTTTGACATCCACTCTTgaccctttttttaatgatatgcCACTCTTACCGTTTCCACCTGTGGAAAGATTCCTCCATATTTTAAATATCACATGTTAAGATGAGAACAACATAACGTCCCCTCTGCCTTTGGTCTCCCAAGACTGACTTGGAAAGGCTTGAAAACGCCTCGTAGAAACGTAGCATAGTAGCCAAGACGATATTTTAATGGTCCGCATGGCAAGTCTGTGCATGTGGCTTTGAACTCTAGAGGCCGGAGGCTCATGCAGAGAGCGCCGCAAATCCCACTTGATAACTTCGACAACCCACAAGGTTTTACAAATATGCATGCATCACAGGCCTGCAGAAGAAACAGTCGCAAAGGCACAGCCAAGCCGTGATGGATACATTAGGCATACCAGTGGATCCAAGTTAAATACTGGCTTATGTATCCAAGGTAACCTTTATGCACGTGCTGGTTAACATGACGATGTGGGAAACGAACGCACAGATGTTCCACTGGTGTGAGCTCCAGTGGACGGCGAGACGTTGTGTTCAAGGGAGAAAGAACTGGCCCGTCAGAGGCACGTGACAAGGCGACGTGTGTCACTGCGAggtaaaaaaggggggggaaagTTGATAATAACCCAATAAAAGTAGTTTAATGAGAGCGATGAAAGTGGGCAGACTTCATATCGGACCTTACGCTTTGCCATGGCCTCTCTCTAAACCTCCACCTGAGCCACGTCACGAGGGTCTTTGTTTGATTACCAATTCGTGGGTTTAATTGAAGTCTTGTTCTATAATTGGTTGTTCTAACATCTAAGGCTTCTATCTGCCAGATAGacagcgcgcgcgcgcacgcacacacacacacacacacgcacaagcacgcacacgtgcacacacgtaCGGGTAGGCACATAAATATACACGTTGGGATAACGTGTGGGTGCCTAACTGCACAAAAGCTTGACCAAAAACAATGCGTAGCCAAATGCTCCCGGTTTCTTCTTTTAACAAAGACACCAAGACACATTTGCTTCATAATTcatgttttataataaaaatatgtatatgtgtgcaaAACCTACTTTGACTTTCCACAAGGCCTTCTACATCTCTACTTTGGTTTTGCTGTTCTTCTGCCTTTTAAACAAATCCACAGTCAGCAATCTTACAATATCTGGGATTGATGATGCAAAGAGGCCAATAGAAGTGTGGGCCCTGCATCGTGGATTGTTATTTGGTGAGTGGATGTTATTGGGGGGAAAGGTGCTGCGCCAATGAGCGCGCAGCTCCGAGGCCACATgaccacccccctcctctcccattCATCAGGGCTGGACTGTGTTGtcttttcaattcatttatCTGCAGGAATGATTGCGACTATCAGTCTAGAGCCCACCGCCTGACTGAGGAGGTGAAAGTCGCGCCACAGGAAGATAAACCGCAAAAGACAATATTGCATGTATACATGATTTTGCGCGTGCATCGGATGAGCGGTATAGGGGAATTCCTCGCGTCCTAGAAAGTAAACAGAAAATCGGTGGATTTGAGAATTTGCTCAGCCGAGTGAGGTCCAAGAGATAGAGCAAGGGGGGAGGAAGAATATCTGTGCgtgattttttgatttttgctCTCAGTCGTCTCGGCGAGTCTAGACTGAAGATGCTCTTGGACGCAGGACCGCAGTATCCCACCATAGGAGTCACTACTTTCGGCTCCTCGCGGCATCACTCAACAGGCGAagtcacagagagagaagttgcGTTGGGGATCAATCCGTTCGCGGATGGGATGGGCGCCTTCAAAATAAACCACAGCTCCCACGACATCGGCTCCGGACAAACGGCGTTTTCCTCCCAGGCACCCGGCTACGCAGCGGCCGCCCTGGGACACCATCACCACCCGACCCACGTTGGCTCTTACTCCACGGCGGCTTTCAACTCCACCAGGGACTTTCTCTTCCGAAATCGGGGTTTCGGGGACGCCACCGGGGCGCAGCACAGTTTGTTCGCCTCCGGGAGTTTCGCGGGGCCACATGGACACTCGGATGCAGCGGGGCACCTGCTCTTCCCGGGGCTCCACGAGCAGGCGGCGAGCCATGCGTCCTCCAACGTGGTCAACAGCCAGATGCGGCTGGGCTTCTCGGGGGACATGTACGGGCGGGCCGACCAGTACGGCCACGTTACAAGCCCGCGGTCCGACCACTACGCTTCGACCCAGCTGCACGGCTACGGCCCCATGAACATGAATATGGCCGCGCACCACGGAGCCGGGGCCTTCTTTCGATACATGAGGCAGCCGATCAAACAAGAGCTCATCTGCAAGTGGATCGAGCCGGAGCAGCTGACGAACCCCAAAAAGTCGTGCAACAAAACTTTCAGCACGATGCACGAGCTCGTGACCCATCTGACGGTGGAGCATGTGGGGGGACCGGAGCAGACCAACCACATCTGCTTCTGGGAGGAATGCGCCCGGGAAGGAAAGCCGTTCAAAGCCAAATACAAACTTGTAAATCATATCAGAGTACACACCGGAGAAAAGCCCTTCCCGTGTCCGTTCCCCGGTTGTGGCAAAGTCTTTGCTCGATCGGAAAATCTAAAAATTCACAAAAGGACTCATACCGGTAAGATCCGCTCAGATTACCCGCTTTTTTTATACTGCCAAATCCATGTTGACAATATTGAGTCCAAAATATGCATGCGATCCGGGATGTTTTATTGGGCAGCTGGAGGTTCTTTGCTGGCATGTGATTCAGTGCACTTGTCAACggacatttttttacaaatatatatttcttttattgtcattttctgctaaagttgtttttatttttatctaattGAATGAAATAACGCATGCTCCTGGCATGGCTTAATAACATGTATTTCTTTGTGTAGTCTGTGTGTCAGTAACAGTAAAATAGGCTGCCTTTTCCATCTGTTtcctaaaagaacaaaaacatcgTCATATACAACAATGTATGATATGTCCTTTTGAGATCCAGTGTTCAACGATatatgtattccttttttttatttaggtgAGAAGCCCTTTAAGTGTGAGTTTGAAGGCTGCGACAGGCGATTTGCAAACAGCAGTGACCGCAAGAAACACATGCACGTCCACACGTCTGACAAGCCCTATCTGTGCAAAATGTGCGACAAGTCATACACACACCCCAGCTCCCTCCGAAAGCACATGAAGGTAAAAACACCGATGCTTAtctatttgtattatttccAGTGTTAGAGCAACATTGTGAGATGGTGTTTTACATACGTTCTTTGGCTTTTTTggaatttaaataatacaatctATGTTATGTAATAGTGTTAGAAGATGTTGATTTTTTAGCACATGGACAAACAATTACATTTGCCCTGACGgtatatttctttcatttaatttaagattgtaataataataataataataatgtttggcCTATTTttttgtgcacatttttataaaaagtAGGACATTGACTTAGATTCATTTCGTGTGTCATCTATTGGAAAAAAAGATACAATGCAGCTACCAAACAGCCTACGCAGGATGCTTTTTTATAACGTTTTTCTTACTGTTGAAGGTCCATGAATCCACCAATCCAGCACCGCAACCATCTCCAGCGGCCAGTTCAGGGTACGAGTCGTCCACACCTCCCACTATAGTATCACCGTCCACAGAGAACCAGAGCACCAGCTCCATAtcaccagcagcttcagcagTTCACCACACAACCAGCCACAGCACGCTGTCGTCAAATTTCAATGAATGGTACGTGTAAATatttttggaggaaaaaaacaaaaacaaaaaccagaaaagaaatagaaaaaagacTGCaggatttgaaagaaaaaaaaaactgcttggaATCAAAGACTTTATACAGTCAGCCAGCGCGAAATGGACTGAGAAAAACACGGGAGGCCTGAACGATCAATCGCGGGCTGTCTTATGTCAGTGAGAGAGAATGCATGGACAAACAGGAGGCGAGGACAGCCACCGAGCTTAACTTTTTCCCTCAAATATTTCTTTGAGTCCTTATTTTTACTGAGAGACTGCTCAAAGGAGATCTCCAAAAGCATGCTATCTCCGGGTAGAGGCCTGAATTTTTGTACATAAAGGATTTCACCACGTTcggtaaaaaaatgtaatattttattttgtaaatagtTCTATCACAGTTTAAGGGAATTTGTGAAAATGTGGTCCCTAGATATATGGAAAATGAGAGGGTTTTAAGAATATTGCGATGAATAGAACTTCATTGAAAAGAATGTTATAGTTGTGAACCAAATGTGAATTATTCAGTATTACTACAGTCTACACGTCGACCTAACCGACTCCTAGTATTAATGTGCTTTTGTAGCCTATTCAGTGCAACATTTTCGTCCAAGGTCCAGTTTGAGTAGCACAGTATCATTGTTGTTATTTAATGTCATGTCGATAAATCTTGTAGTGAAAGCCTGAAATTCCGTGTCAATCTGTTTATGTACGTGATAAATATAAAATCTCTGTCAATTGCTTTGTCTGAAAGGAAGTATTATTACATGTAAGTAGCTCAATTTTCCATATTTATCCGCATGTAAAGGACCGGTAACATGTTAGAATTGATCGGTATTTATGGAGAAATGCGCTCGTATGTAAAATttagtttacaaaaaaaatgtttggataCATTTCGTACTATATTAAaggattaaaacaaacaataatgaATTGCGTTGGAGGTTATTGGTTTCATTGTTGAGGTTTATCTCGACATGGGGTGCTGTGTGAAACTATGGGTTTCTTTAATGTAAGCTGCATACAATCTAATAATTAGCTGCAGCCTACAGCAGACTTTTTTACACCATAATAATGCATTCAGCACGGGTTTGAGGAAAGAATTATCGCCTTCTGCACAAATAAGTCTAACACtttattgtgtgtatgtgtgtgtgtgtgtgtgtgtgtgtgtgcttttgcacGAATCATACGCTTAAGATTGTGTTTCAACCGCACTGACACAACTTCCCTGACAGTCAATGATAAGCAAATTCCCTCCCCCTTTCTGCATCTCCTGTTTATCCCAAATTAACAACACTTTGCCCTGCAGTAATGTGCAAATTAAATCGATTAATCACGGCGGTTGTTCCTCAGTGTAAACCGAGATAGTTTGCGTTACTTAATTGTTCGGGAATCTAATTTTCAAAtctaatttattttcttttccgCGTTCGCCCGGATTTCATAGATGTAGGGTGCTGGAGGAGTCAATGTGCCCCCCCTCATTGTTCCTGGCTGCAGCTTGCTTGACCGCCCCATTAGGCAGAGATCACATCAGCAGCCGCCAGTGATCATGGTTAACACTGCCAGTGTGCATGGAGCCCCGATCTGTCAGTCTGCAGCTCTGTCGGGGCGGCTGTATAGCCGAGAACAACCAAATGGCGAATTTAATCGGAATAAGAATCCAAAgcacaggagtgtgtgtgtgtgtgtgtgtgtgtgtgtgtgtgtgtgtagggggcgTGCGCACGGACGCGCGCAAGCTTTCCCGTTTATATcaaacaaaatagaaataaaagaagagaagaaaaaatacatcCACCATCTTAGATGATTTGCTGAAATGtattgaaatgtattcatattttcttttcacggACTATTACATTTGGAGATAAATGAAGGATGgtaataaaaatgacttttttcgACTCTATTTAACACTATCTATTTAGGTTCCGGTGCTGATGCGTCGCTGATGCACTGCTATAGGGAAAAAGACGCGCTCCACGCCGAGTGAATTCGTCTCAGAAAGTCACTCTGCAGCTTTATAGAAACATGTTCACATGTAAATCGAAATATAAAGCATGCTGTTTAAAGAGTGGATGTGTTAAAAGCAATCTTGTGTGGTTTTAAGACTGGCGACATATTCCACACATGCGCCATATTTCAATAGAAAGCTGTGGCCAGATTTGTAAACGTTAATATAAAAGCTGAATGCTCCATTAAAACCACTTGAACTTGAGAGAACcatttaaattaaagaaatagGGGAGTCGGGTTTAGAGTCCAGGTTTATATTGATGGACAATATCCAAAACCCCAAACCCCTTTGAGAATATgggttttgtttggttttggggATAGTTCCCTCATTATGGAATTAAAttctccctccttcttttttattttattcccctGCTCATGTTTAACTGAATAGAGAAACTATAAAATATTGGGTCCAAATCGCTGCTGCTCCTTTAACGTGCCACGACTGGATGCAAACTGGGCAGTTTAATTCCCCCTTCTGTTCTATTACTTTACACTGAACCCACCGCACACggtatcaaaaataaaataatcgtaaaaaaaataaaaaataaatcgaCGACAGGCTGCAGCGCGCGTGCTATCAGACTGCCAAAGTGCTAGTGGGGACTCCATGATCAAATAGGAGCGCAGGAAAAACATCCACTTTAGATGTATTTACGCTCCAGTCtggaaatgagaaaacacagagaTATATGGAGAAAGCGCAGGCGCCGGCGTCATGAATATTTATCAGCAGCACTTGTGGCCAGTAAAGCGAGCCTGACGTGTGTGTTACCACCGAGGTAGACACTCGGCAGCTTAGCTGTGCATCAAATATCACACCGCCTTTCCCCTCATGGCTTTACATGTCTACAATTCGGAATTGTGGGGGTATTTGGGGGGTCTTTTTTTTATCGGTGCCAAATACCATTCAGTAAAACCACGCAAGTTATACTATAacagttttaatttttttttgtgcaagaTTGTCTTCAATTTAAGTGTCTTTTGATGACATGTCGGAACTCGTGTGGCACTTTGTGGAGAACTGGCTATTCAGAGCCAAATTCATCATGTCTTACCGTTTTTTCTAAACATCATATTCGGATAAATTGAATTTTTGATGACACATTTGCGGCCACTGACACCTGGATTATGGTCCATCATTAGAAGAACGCCTTATCACGTGGTCCTTGATGGATGAGGTGCCCATGCCTTGAGCAGTCTGCCAGCTGCCGTCACTCACTCAGAACCAAATCAATAACTTAATTCATATTTGCAGTTGTTATTTCACCAGGATTCCGTGTGTGAGAGAAATCACACGTGatatctatattttttttacagcaataaAGTTGTAAAACGCTCCAAGTTAGGAAATATCTTGCATCTTGACGGTTATCAGCCTCCATCTGCCGAGCTTGAGGGTCGTAATACAAAAAGGTCAAATTCAAGTCAAGGCCACTTTAGTTTATTGGCAGCAGACACGACAAAACGTCTTCAAGGAACCTTGTCGTATTTGCGGCCATAGAATGATTTAATTGCCAGACTGTGTGTAATGGAGCGACACATCCCACACGGGACGTCGACGTTTgcacacagaaataatgcagtcattgttttttttattattattagttctTACACAAAAGGAATTATGCTAGAATGTTttagttgtagttgttgtttttttcttagttGTATTTCGTCTTCAGAAATACAACTAAGAAAGAGGGTAAAAGCAAATCATTATTGCATTACTATTTAACTTTACACGTGTAAAAATCACAAAGTAATATTTGATCttgaatttaaattaaatagtaTACATCATGCTTTCCGACCGACTTGTTCGCCGTTGACCTCAACAATGGACAACTATGCACACTGCCATTccatctttttattatttacgaACCGCCACTATTGCACAGGTCCGAATTAGTCGGTCCAACACGCCTGTGTTATCTGCAAAATCAGCTTTATCCATCCTTAGAAATCCAACCAAATccaattgccccccccccccccccctccctccctcctcaatGTACTTCCTTACGATAATCCAGACTGGAGCTCGCACGTTCacagctctttaaaaaaaaaaaaaaaaaaaaacgtaaccaCATCCCTGATTGGGACATTCATCTCGGCTTTGCCCCCGCGGCCCCCGCGGCCCCCGCGGCCCCCGCGCCCGGTTTGCAGAGGGCTCGTTATCGTGAAACATCGGCTCGCGGTGACCCGCGTGCATCAGTTGTGGTCTCTGACACGCTATTAAGTTCAGACCGTGCAGGAGATTTGTGGAGGCGCTGACACggcgctgtccccccccccccccccgcccccctcctcctcctcaccctcaccctcacccccccccccttgacgtGTCGCTAAATGAGGCCATTCCAATTAGCTCTTTGCGACAGGTTGATGCCGCTGTAAACCTCCGAGGAgggcgaggggtgggggggtgtgagagggggggggggggacgtgcaACGGCGTCGCGGTGTTCCGCTGAGCcgttatttgttgttgttttttttgtgggggtgTTTTGCTCAAGGGCACTCCGGCAGCAGTGGCCGTGGGAAGATTGGAGAGTGGTATTTAATGCAAGGGAATGCCAGCGGCTGAGCTTCCGGTTACAAAATCTCGCTCCATTTAACCCttgcacatatttattttactttttttccctaACATGTTCTACAACAGCTTAAATAGAGCTGTTTCCAATCTTGTGTTTccaatgttgtttgtttggagCCACATCCTTTCGTTGACCCGCATCTCAGTGCATCTGATTTGTTATAGAAAAATCCAAATCAAAGGATTTGCTAATAAATCCATGACAACAGCCAACATTTCTACTtcatgggtaaaaaaaacaacacatatgGTGTGTTAATAGGAGAGGTCTTCTCGCTTTACAAAGCAGCTTGTCGacatctgcttatttgatgagtCTTATAATGACTTCTTATTTCGGAATGAGGATGACCAGACAAAGATAATGACTGACAGATTCCCTCTGATCCACTCCACCAGGGAAATGATGTTTGTCAGTGTGCATCATGAGGGGTTGCCTGGGGGGGGAATATGGCTGAAAACATATGAACTCCTAGTTTATAATGACGCTAAGCCTGATGCCAACTGAAGTTTGGGTTTTATTCAGCCGCGTGCTTGAACCCTCTTAAACGCCGAGCCCCAATCCACCCATTGTTCTGTGGGGCCATGCTTTTATTGGATTGTTACTAAACCTGAATTATTTTCTTACTGCTTGCAATTTGGAAATCTTACAAGCTCATGTTCTCACCCAGTGCCACAAAAACAGGAATTTAGTAGTTTCCGATTTGGACTTTGTCGACGGAAaatcttttttcttctaattCCAACTTTATTCCGTGCTcaggtgttaaaaaaaacacaaataaatcttaaacccatgttttttaaaaatctattgttgttttcttgttggGCTGCTTCTCAAAACCTTCAAATACTTGTGAAGGACAAGAGGCAGtaaatacagtttttttggCCTGCCATGTGTTCTGAGTGCAG
This region includes:
- the zic1 gene encoding zinc finger protein ZIC 1, coding for MLLDAGPQYPTIGVTTFGSSRHHSTGEVTEREVALGINPFADGMGAFKINHSSHDIGSGQTAFSSQAPGYAAAALGHHHHPTHVGSYSTAAFNSTRDFLFRNRGFGDATGAQHSLFASGSFAGPHGHSDAAGHLLFPGLHEQAASHASSNVVNSQMRLGFSGDMYGRADQYGHVTSPRSDHYASTQLHGYGPMNMNMAAHHGAGAFFRYMRQPIKQELICKWIEPEQLTNPKKSCNKTFSTMHELVTHLTVEHVGGPEQTNHICFWEECAREGKPFKAKYKLVNHIRVHTGEKPFPCPFPGCGKVFARSENLKIHKRTHTGEKPFKCEFEGCDRRFANSSDRKKHMHVHTSDKPYLCKMCDKSYTHPSSLRKHMKVHESTNPAPQPSPAASSGYESSTPPTIVSPSTENQSTSSISPAASAVHHTTSHSTLSSNFNEWYV